The genomic region TCCGTCTAGAACCTGACCATCAACCTGTTTCCAAATGTCTATCGTGTGACCAATTGAAGTACCAGCATCCGTTCCTGGCGCACGTTGTGACTGGGCAGCGATTTGACGCAAGGTTTCGCGAGCCTGTTCTTCGTTCAGGGGTTCAATATCAACTTCCAAATCGGTGTCCACAACACAGATTCCACTTCCTTCCGGCAAGACCTTGTCGACCAGGAACCGAAACTCCTCTCCCTTCACTCCATGAACCGACAGAATTGAGTCCTTCGTGAGTGTGGTAAAGTTTGCGCGGAGCTGTCTTTCAAGGAGAGATTTCCAGTCATCAGGATTGTAACCAGCCTCAAGCGGTCGTAGCCTAACGTATGTGCCTTTCGGGAGCTGCCTAGCTTTGACAGTTATTCTCAGCCCTTCTGTCTTGGTGGGTTCATCGTCCGTAAGGTCCACCACTTCGTCTTCGAACGTTGGCTCTTGCTGTATGTCTTCGTGCTGTATTCCAAGTGCGTGGATCAGGTAGGGGCTGAGGGCGACCTCGTCTTCGTTTGCCGAAAACTCTCGGATACCAGCGTAAACAGAATTTCCATTCTTCTGGTTCACCAGGTGAAACATCAAGGGGTGAGGTAATTGCTGGCTAGTCTCGCGATACTGCGCACGTTCTCGTCTGGCATCGGATACAGCATAGGGGTTGAAAGGATCGAAGGCAGTAAAAGTGTGCGACGTCGACGATGTGGAGGTCGAAGGAGCTCTTGCCAGAAGTTGTTCAAGAGCCGACTGCGGAAGCAGGATCTTATCGCCCTGCAAACCCTTggaggcggatggggatggatgagCGATGCGTAGAGATGCCGACCAATTCAGCTGCTCTGGCTTGGATGTCATGTTGGGAGCGCGATAGACTGGAAAGCGCCAAAGAAATCGAGAATGGCGGTTGGGTTTGATATTGTGTACGGTATATCGTGAAGCAAAAAAGGGAAACGAACGTGTTTCAATGGCGGAAAAGCTGTTGACGTTGATGGTATCACCTCACAAAAAAGCCTTCGACAATCAGTCAGCGGTTTCTTGCAGATTCCATCACCGGACATCGTCATCAGCTAACTGATAGCTGGTGCCTGCCGGCAATGCCCCCCCACTTAAACGGCCCGGGCCCCGAGCGAGACCCAGCGCGTGGGGTACCATGTTTATGCCTGAGGTTTCCCTAACATGAAGCTACGGCGGAAATGCGGGTGGTATTCCGACCTTATCACCACATTTAGACAGCGTGAAAGCAGCTCCTGGTGCCAACTCAGCTCTCTCTCGGGAGCTGTCAGCTCCGTGCACAACTTTCCTAAACGCGCTGTCTGTGGTTCGAGTTGCCTTTGGCCCCTGTTCAGCCAACCCCACCTCGAAGAAGGATTGTGGGAAAACCCCCGCGGTCGAGAACAGCACCAGGCCTCTTTTGGAGATGCCGAATGGCCCAATGAATGGCAGATCCACCGGATTTGCTGCATGGAGCACTTGGCCAGATCTCCATGAGAtgacaacctggaacttgGAGCTGCGATAAGATAAGGAACAGAGAGGAcagctcaacaacacctcaaCAGGTATACACGTGTCCCACAGCTGGATGGTGTTTCGTTGCTGCCCTGCTCAGTTGACCTCTTGTTTCCCCTCCACAAACCAACGATTTGTGCCGCTTGCCACAGCGAGACCACAGCGAGCTAAGGCAGTGCGACCCGACGTCGTTCTCCAGACGGGCGAGACTGGGCgtgggacgaggaggggaaaTCACACTCTTTGGGCAAAGAATGTGGTCAGCGTGAGGGGGGACACCCCGCTGTGTGTTGGGGGGATTTTGTTCAAGGTCCCCAGAACCCCCGTGAACCCCAACGCTAAAGCCGGCTAATCACTCGCATCCATGCGACCCTCTGCGACTTTCTGCAACAACCTCTTCGGCCCGTTCAAACAGTGTCTCGGCCAGCTCCACGCCTGGTAAGAGGTAAGAGGATAGGGGTTTGGTCTTGGGACGACCATTCTGCCAGCTGGCAGATGATGGATGCCCTTTAACGTGTCTTTGAGAACCTAGAGGGCCAACCAAGATCTTGGGCGAACATCTGGCGCAGATCGTTTGATGTTGAACAATTACCTTCCACGATTAAGGTTAATATCGACATGGGTGTTTGACACTCGAACCGCCCAACCCTCCTGGCATGGACCCTTGCACCCTTGCTTGAGTACCCTTGCACCTTGGCTTCGATGATCGACCGACCTCCTCTCGACTTCCTGATTTGCAACCGCCTTGACAGCTTCGCTTGTGCGATCCGGACTTCCGGACTTAATCGTCCCATCCTGTCAAGTCGTCAGCTATAAAATTATCTACAGGCTGACCCCGCGCTTTGCTGACTTGATCCCTTCCCCCTAGCTGCCTCCTCGTAAACCTTCCTATCCTTCTTACCAAACCAACTCGACGACAAGCTTTCAAGCCTACGATGGCCAGAGACCAAGTTTTACCTTCAGAGATTCAAGAAACCGCACTACTTCAACTGCTTGCCAATTCCCTAGTCCTTTCCCAAACAGCTCCGTACCTGTCCTGCTACGATGTCTTGAATCTGGCTGCCACATCGCGCGCATTTCGTTTCCTGATCTACCATACCCCGCAAGTCTTCCGCCGCCTGGATTTGGGCAACGTCAAGACAGCCCAGTTTGACAGTGATGCCGTTGACCGGGGTGGCCAGACCTGGCGCAATGTTCAGCTTGACGAAACCTTGACTGAGGACGAGTGAGTCTGTTATCTCCGTGCATGGTCCGACGGGAGGCTGACCTCATGTTCCCCTGCCAGTTTCTATTCGAGACCTCTGAGAggcatcttcttcaacctccgACGGCATGACATCCTTCGGGATGTGCAGGTTTTGACCCTTGATGGTCTTTCTGTCACTGCCGAGCTCATCCACGACATCCTAATTGATCCGGCATTTTCGGTTCGCATTCTATCGATCCGCGATGTCAAGAATCTGAATGAACGAAAGCTCCAAAAGACACTACAATATGCGTGTCGGGAGTCCAGACCTGAGGGCACACCGCGGCTCAAGGGTCTCTATGTGTTTGGTCCGAAGGATCCGGTACCTGAGgcggctcctcctcaggaGAGCTCCCGGAGTCCTTCACCTACCAGTCCGGCCGCGGTAGCAGCAGCCTGGAACACGCGAAGCCAACAAACACTGACGGCTTCTCTCATTGAGGAACCTGAGGCGTGGTATTCTCGCCGTGGCAGCCAGTTTCCGTGTCGGATCAACCCCGACTGGGCCTCTACGCTTGTGGCCTGCGATGGCATAATTGCATTTGATTCAGTTCTTTGCACCAGCCCCAGGCATATCAACTCGCTGGCATGGGGCAAGGTTAACCTCGATGTTCTGAAAGCCGCGGGCTCCCCAGCATCTGCATTGATCCCTCACTTCAACGTGGCCACTCACAGTCTCGGTGGCTGTGAGGGATGTGGCTCTGCACCCGAAGGTTTTACAGTGTGGGGAGAAGACAACTATCCAGAAGAAAGAGATACTGAGGGAAGAAGGTCTAGTCATACTTCCATGGCCGACATTGGGAGGTtcccgctgctgcccccGCCTCCGATGCATTCTTCGACCCTGAGCGCTGCAATGTGTCCGACTGGCCAGGCGGTCCGGCACCGACTTTCTTACCTGAGAAAGGGAAACCAGAGCAAGGCACGCTTCATCCCACGCTGTTTTGACTGCATTAGAGACAGGTACTGCGCCGGGTGCAACAAATGGTGGTGCGAGACGTGCTATGTCGGGGCGTTTGCAGGATCATCCGGTGGCCATGCTGGATTGAATTCAGGGGACCATGTaagcaacccccccaccattaCCGGAGAGAACGACAACAGAGACTCGGGGCCCAAGATACTGGACGGGTTTTGCGCCGATGGAAAGTGCTCGCTCTACCGTTCCTCGACCGATTCGGTGACTGCCGGCAGCGAGCAACCTGCATAAAGCCAGAGAGCTGGCTGTCGAGCATTCTAGCTGGACCCGGATGCGATGCACTGCGGAGCGAGCCCTGCCATCCAAAGATCCCATGGGTATGCGGTAACATTGTACAAAAAGGTCCATGTCCCTTTGGGCTTTGCGCTTCTGTTGTccccgttgttgttgttgttgttgttgttgttgttgtgttgctTGACCAGGATGCACGCAGAAACGCGCCCTGATTTGCAGTTACTGACTGTTTTTGAACAGCCCCCGGTTCTGAAGAGTTGTTGGGAATGCGGCATGAACGTAGGCTGACCTTTGATGCAAGGCTTATTTCCAGAGGTTCTTCAACTGACACCCAGCTAGTGCAAAGACTGCATTGAAAGCACACAGCGGATGTGCACAAGATGCGGTGGTGGATACTGCCTCATCCACAATGAAGGATCTGATATGATTTCTGTAAGTTCTATTCCGGCTCCCCATGACTGAGACCAAATGATTAACTATTTCTTCCAGTGTGATTGTAAGCCTTTCTTTAGTGTCTAGAACACATCGCTGTCATCTTGACCTGTTGGAGTAACTTTACTAAACTACCAATGTTGTAGGGTGTGTAGGACGAAGCAGACGATTCCGGGAGCTCTACTGAGAGTTTGCGAGCTTTCTTGGGCTTCTATTCTACGCCCAGATGTTTTGAACCTTCTAGTATTGGAAACACTCCCCTCTCGGGTCCATACCTAACAACAACCCGGTCATCAGATTAGATTTCTGTTTTGCTCGGACCTAACTGGCGTTCCCGGTCCCACAACTCCGCTCTTCCCTTTCTTTTCCATATCATTGTCTGAAACGATATGGTTGGTACAATCGGTACTTGTATTTGGAGGCCACAAGAGAACACAAGGGAAAGCAGGTCGCTTGACGACTTCAAACTGTAT from Podospora bellae-mahoneyi strain CBS 112042 chromosome 4, whole genome shotgun sequence harbors:
- a CDS encoding hypothetical protein (EggNog:ENOG503NXAD; COG:S); its protein translation is MARDQVLPSEIQETALLQLLANSLVLSQTAPYLSCYDVLNLAATSRAFRFLIYHTPQVFRRLDLGNVKTAQFDSDAVDRGGQTWRNVQLDETLTEDDFYSRPLRGIFFNLRRHDILRDVQVLTLDGLSVTAELIHDILIDPAFSVRILSIRDVKNLNERKLQKTLQYACRESRPEGTPRLKGLYVFGPKDPVPEAAPPQESSRSPSPTSPAAVAAAWNTRSQQTLTASLIEEPEAWYSRRGSQFPCRINPDWASTLVACDGIIAFDSVLCTSPRHINSLAWGKVNLDVLKAAGSPASALIPHFNVATHSLGGCEGCGSAPEGFTVWGEDNYPEERDTEGRRSSHTSMADIGRFPLLPPPPMHSSTLSAAMCPTGQAVRHRLSYLRKGNQSKARFIPRCFDCIRDRYCAGCNKWWCETCYVGAFAGSSGGHAGLNSGDHPPVLKSCWECGMNCKDCIESTQRMCTRCGGGYCLIHNEGSDMISGV